The sequence below is a genomic window from Sphingobacterium sp. ML3W.
TGTATCGTTTGAGGCTGCTGCAGTTGCCTATACCATTACCGTGGTATTGATGATGGTATCACCCTTTTTGAGAGGACTAGGGGCCGTAGAGTTTACGATGTTGTACATATTGACTTCTTATGGCTATACGCAAGAGGAAGGCCTAGGTATTACCATCATCTATCGTTCATTTGAATTTTGGCTGCCTTTGCTATTTGGAATCATCTCCTTCATTTGGAGGGGACGACAGATTATCGCACGTATTTTACCTGCAATTGCTATTTTCTTTTTAGGGATCATCAACCTCATCTCTGTGGCTACCCCTCCTTTGATGGAGCGTATGCAGCTTGAGAAATATTATCTACCGATTGAAGCTATGCATGCTTCGAAGTTGATGGTTCTGGTCTTAGGGCTTGGACTAATGGTGAGTGCAGCATACCTGATTAAAGGATATCGGTCTGCTTTCTGGATTGCGCTTACCTTTTCTTTTTTATCCTTGTTGGGTCATATTGGAAAAGCACTGGATTATGAAGAAGCCTTGGTATCCTTATTCATCATCATTTTATTGATCACCAACCAAAAGCAATATCGTATAAAAATCAATAAAAATTGGATGCGAATCGGTTTCGCTACTTTTTTTATTGCCTTGGCTGGAGTTTGCTTGTTTGGTTTTGTTTGTTTTTATGTCATTGATAAAAAGCACTTTGGTGTTGATTTTACATGGGAGCAATCCCTATACTACACCATGCAAAGCTTTTTATTGTTTAATGATGAGCTAAGGCCGCATACAGCGTTTGGTCAAGAGTTTTTGAATATCACCCATTTTTTGGGCCTTTTCTCATGGATACTATTACTTTACACGTTTTTATGTCCGCGGATCATTCATGAAGAGGATAAGGAACAAAATGTGTTGGATAGGGCAAAACGCTTGCTAAAACTATATGGTGGTTCACCGATGGATTATTTTAAAATTGCCGCAGATAAGCAGTTGTATTTTTCTAGGGTAACAGACGGCTTTGTAGCTTATCGCATCGGTCAAGCTTTTGCAATTGTTTTAGATGGGCCTGTATGTGCTATTGAGGATAAAGAAGAAGTAATTGTCGAATTTGAGGGTTATTGCTCTTCTCTGGGGCTTAAGTCGGTGTATTATCGTGTAGACGAAGATAGCCTATCCTATTTTAATGCGCTTCGAAAACGTAAAATTATTATTGGACAGGAGGCATTGATGGATGTTTCTTTATTTTCCTTAGAGGGAAAAAATCGAAAATCGCTTCGAAACGCTTTGAATAGTTTAGAAAAAAAGGGGTATACCACTCGGATTGTACAGGCTCCTCATGCTGCTGTGTTCATAACGGAATTGAAAGAGGTGTCTGATGAATGGTTGCGTGTATTTGATAAAAAGGAAATGGTTTTTTCGCAAGGACAATTTGATCCTGTAGCAATTTCTGAACAAGATGTAATCGTGGTACAGGATGAACATCAAAAAGTCGTATCATTTCTAAATATTATTCCTGATTTTACAGAGGGTGAGTGCACCTATGATCTGATTCGGAAAATAGAAAATGCTCCAGGGGGATGTATGGATGCTTTGGTTGTGAAATTGGCGGAATATGCACGAAATAAGGGTAGGAAATATATCAATTTGGGTATGGTACCCATGAGTGGTATTGAATCTCCGGAGAGCCCTGCCGAACAAATTATGAAGTTTGCCGCAGATAAAGTTGGTTCTTTCAGACATTATCAGAGTCTGAGAGATTTCAAAGAGAAGTATGCGACTATTTGGGAAAATAAGTATTTAATTTTTGGCAATGATTTTGACTTATTACAATTGCCGCAAGCTTTGTCTAAGGTAATGAAGCCAGATAATGAATAAGATACTCATGAAAGGAAACCGGTTAGGGCTATTTATACTCTTGTTTTTTATCAAAATAACAGTAATGGGACAGCAGAACGATAATATACTTAAGATTTGGAATAATAATGGACATAGCCCTGTTGTCCTTTATCTGAGTGGAGATGGTGGATTCAATAGTTTTTCAACGCGTTATTGTGAACTTTTGGGAAGGGAAGGATATACGGTTGGTGCGGTGAATTCAAAAAGCTTTTTTTGGGATAAAAAATCACCCGATCAGATTGCGAAGGAATTGAGTGGTAGCCTTGATAAATTGTTGGTAGGTAGAAAGAATCAAATGGTTTATTTTGTGGGCTACTCCTTTGGGGCAGATGTCATTCCTTTTCTTGTTAATAAATTGACGGGAGAATGGAAACAAAGGCTGCAGGCTGTTGCTCTCTTAGAACCCTCGACTTCTACTGATCTGGAAATCCATGTGTCAGACTTATTTGGGCGTAGTAGTGTTAAGAGAAGTATGGATGTTATAGCAGAGATCAATAAGATGGTTGGTGTGAGAACTGCCATTTTACTGGGTGAAGATGAAATCAGCTTTCCTATGAAACACATTCGTTTGCCAAATTTAGAAGCAATTTATTTGAAAGGGAACCATCATTTTGATGGCAATGCCGCGGATGTAGTGAAAGCTACGGTAAAGCATTTTTCATTCAAGTAATTTGCCTAATAATGGGTGCTTGCTATTTTCGGTGTTATTGAGCGCGTTTTACTCGGTATAATAATAGGTTTTTCTATTGTGTTATTGATTTCGTTCCTTCGATTAAAGGATAATGAGGCTATCATATCAAATTCTTTTATGTATTTATTTGAATCTTGTGTTTATGATAAGATCTGTTCCATTCAGTCTGTTCGCTGTAGGTTTATGGTGGTTACAAATAACACTTTTTACATTTTTATTGTTGTAGGTCAATTTTTTAGCGGTTCAAAATGGATAAGTTTGTAGTATATCATTTAAATAAAAGAATATGGAATTAGGAATAGGTATGTTTGGCGATTTGCATATTGATCCCAAAACAGGACAAATACAATCTTCGCAAGAAAAATTGCATCAAATTATTGAACAAGTAAAGTTGATGGATGAAGTAGGCCTTGACTTTTTTGGAATGGGTGAACATCATCGTCCGGACTATGCTGTTTCAGCTCCAGAAATTATATTAGCGGCGGCAGCTTCTGTCACTAAGAACATAAAATTAGGAAGTGCTGTCTCTGTATTGAGTTCTGCAGATCCTGTTAAACTCTATCAGGATTTTTCTACAGTTGATGTTTTATCTAATGGTCGCGCTGAGATTATGGCGGGAAGAGGATCTTTTATTGAGTCATTTCCTTTATTTGGCTATAATCTGAATGATTATGGTGCATTGTTTGAAGAAAAGTTAGATTTATTGGTGAAGTTGAATAATCAAGAGACGATTAGCTGGACGGGTAAATTTCGACCTACATTAGTCAATCAGCAAATATTTCCACGTCCTGTTCAACCCAAATTGCCGATATGGGTGGCTGTGGGTGGCACCACCTCATCTGTTATCCGTGCTGGGAAATTGGGTTTGCCCGTTATGTTTGCCATAATTGGAGGAACTTTCGAAGCTTTCAAACCTTTAGTCGAAATGTATCAACAGGCGTATGCCGATAATGGTCATGATATGTCCAATTATCAAGTTGGTGTACATGTGCATGCTTTGTTTGGTGATAATTCGCAGCAGGTAGCAGATGCTTATTACCCTATTTATGCAGCACAGATGAATCGCATCGGTGGTGATCGCGGCTGGCCTCCTTATCAACGGACCCAGTATGATTTTGGACGTTCATCTCATGGTCATTTGATTATCGGGGATGCCGATTATGCTGTGGATAAGATTTTGAAAATCCAGGAGGCTTTAGGGTTGACACGTTTCTCTGCGCACATGGATGTGGGAGCACCTAGTCACCTTGATATGATGAAAGCAATTGAGGTTTTTGGTTCGAAAATCGCTCCGCAAGTAAGAGCTGCTCTTAAAAAAGGAGAATAAGGCTATCGCAAAACTAATTGCGAATATTTTTATATCGCTTGGATATGCTTAACTTTGTGTTTTAAAAATAGAGAGGACAAAATGTTAGGATTGAAATTGTTAACGGATCCAAGGTGGGCAAATATTGCAGAAGGAAATTTAGAGGAGATACTGACTGATCACGCTTGGTGTGAGCAAAAGGCAGCTTCAAATGCGATTTCTTTAATTATGTACAACTCTGAACATGAAGAGTTGGTACACGAATTGACAGCGATTGCAATTGAGGAAATGCAACATTTCCAAATGGTCATCGATATTATTAAAGAAAGAGGCTATACCCTAGGTAAGGAGCGTAAAGATGATTACGTGGGGCAGTTGATGAAATTCAATAAGAAAGATGGTTCTCGTAATATGGCTTTTATAGACCGTTTACTCTTTGCCGCAATGATTGAGGCGAGAAGTTGTGAACGTTTTAGGGTATTATCTCTAAATATTAAAGATGAAAAGTTAGCGAAGTTCTATTATGACTTAATGGTTTCCGAAGCAAATCATTACACAACGTTTCTTAATTTTGCACGTCAATTTTCGACAGATGTGGATGTGGACAAGCGTTGGAAAGAATGGTTGGATTTTGAAGGAGAACTGATACAGTCTTATGGCACTAAAGAAGCAATACACGGATAGATTCGTGCTATTGGAATAGTAAGATCCCCATTTTCAGTATTGAAAATGGGGATCTTACGTTATATCAAGGTTGATCTTCGCTCTAAAATACAGTTGTCCATCCAGATGCCCTTTAATTGTGCAACTTGATGTTGTGTGCCCAGTAGTCGAAACCCAAATTTTAGATGGAGCGCTATACTTTTTTCGTTCTCAGGAAAAATAAAGGACATAATCGTCCATATACCAGCTTTCTCAGATCTATCAATGATATGTTGCATGAGGATTTTTCCAAGTCCTTTGCCTTGATGATGTTGATCGATATAAATGCTGAGCTCCGTGACACCCTGATATCCTGTTCGCTGCAAAACGGGAGATAATGCAACCCAACCTATTACAACGTTGTTTTCAATAGCGACAAACCGCATCGCGGGCAGATGATCTTTATCCCATTCTTCCCAAGTACTTGTCTTTGTCGCTAATGTGATATTTCCGGCATCGATCGCCTGTTGGTAGATGCGTGCAATATCGGGGTAATGCCTTTGTTCTAGATGCTGTATTTCTATCTGTAGCATATGATGGTGCTTTATGTCTTTTTTACTGCTGTTGCGGTATCTCTTATGATGATTCAAAACTAGGAAAAGTTTTGAAGGCTATTGCTAGATTATTCTTGTTTTTTTAAGTAAACATGGTTTTTCTGAAATGACCATGATCTTGTTTTTCATTTAGTTAAGTAGACTTGTCATGCATTTAGTAGGATCTGAAAGAGGTACTATGCTCTTCTTCTTGCTGAATTGGTATAGCATAACTAGAAGTAATAATTTAGGATTCAGATAGTTCTGCTTTTTATGACATTATAAAAATAAGATTTTTATATAAATAACCTTACCTTTGTCGTGTGACTGAGAAAAGTAAAATAATTGATATTCGTAGTCTGTCGATAGATCAGATTAAAGAGAAGCTTACTGAAATGGGTGAGCAAGGTTTCCGTGCAAAGCAAATTTATGAGTGGATTTGGGTAAAGTCTTGTATAGATTTTGATTTGATGAGTAACCTCAGTAAACCTTTGCGTGAAAAGCTGAAAGAAAATTTTGTTATTCGTGCAGTCAAGGTTAAGGAATCGCAGATCAGTTCGGATAGAACAATCAAGAGCAGTTTCGCTTTGTACGATGGTAACATCATTGAAGGTGTTTTGATTCCTGCTCCTGAGCGTATGACAGCATGTGTAAGTTCACAGGTAGGCTGTAGTTTGACCTGCAAATTTTGTGCGACAGGCTATATGGACCGTAAACGGAATTTGAATGCGGATGAGATATATGACCAGGTTGTTTTGATTGCAAAACAAGCAGAAGAAAAATATAATCTACCATTAACCAATATCGTGTATATGGGTATGGGTGAGCCGCTATTGAATTATGCCAATATGATGAAATCGGTAGAAAGAATTACTTCTCCTGATGGTTTGAATATGGCTGCAAAACGCATTACAGTATCTACTGCAGGTATTGCTAAGATGATCAAGAAGCTAGGTGACGATGAGGTCAGGTTTAATTTGGCCCTTTCATTACATGCTGCAAATGATAAAAAGCGTAATGAGATCATGCCTATCAATGAGCAAAATTCATTGGAAGCACTTGCGGATGCATTGAAATATTTTTACGCGAAGACTAAAAGCCCAATTACATTTGAATACATCGTTTTTGACAATTTTAATGATGAGTTAGAAGATGCAAAAGAGTTGGCCAGATTCTGTAAACATGTTCCTTGTAAGGTTAATATAATTGAATATAACCCCATCTCATTAGCGAGTTTTGTAAATGCTGATGCAGATAAGATTGAGGTTTTTGCTAATTATCTAAAAAATCAGGGTATCATTACCAATGTGCGTAGAAGTCGTGGAAAAGACATCGATGCGGCATGTGGTCAGTTAGCGATTAAAGATAAAGAAGCTCAAGAAGCTTAATAATAAGTGATTATCCTGCTATTTCTGTTACTGAATATTCCGTGATGGAAGAGGATAATGCAAAGCAATCATGAATGCCTATGAAATATAGCTGCTAATGAATCAGTTTGTTTTATTTACAATTTTAATTGTAAATAAAACAAATTTAGCTAAGTTCGTATAGGCATAATCATGATGAACAACCAATTTAGCCAGTATTTATCGGACTTTTTAGCACTTTTTTTTCCTGAAATTTGTGCGGGTTGCGGTCATGTCTTAGTCCGTCAAGAAAAACAACTCTGTACTTCCTGTTTATTTCACTTACCGATTACGAACTTTCATTTGGATTTAAACAATCAAGTCGCTCGTCAGCTGTGGGGGAAATTTCCATTTGAAAACGCAACGGCCATGTTATTGCTGAAAAAGGAAACGCGTGTTGAGCGGATTTTGTATCAGATAAAATATGCTAATCGGCCTCAACTAGCTTATTTCCTTGGAAGACAGTATGGAGAAACTTTAGTTAAAAGCCTGGTTTTTACAAATGTGGATGTGATCATCCCTATTCCTTTACATAAAAAAAAGCTTAAGAAAAGAGGCTATAACCAATCATTTTATTTGGCAAAAGGTATTGGAATGGCGTTATCGAAACCGGTTTTAGAACATGGGCTAATACGGGTGGGCGAGTCGGTAAGTCAGACCAAGAAATCAAGATTAGAACGCTATGACAATGTCCAGAATGTGTTTTTATGCGCAGATGGGCATAGTTTGAAAGGTAAACGTGTGCTATTGGTGGATGATGTGTTGACAACGGGAGCTACCCTTACTGCTGCTGCAGAGCAACTTATTGCCGCAGGTTGTACGATATCTGTTTTAACTTTGGCTAGAGCTTAGCTGTATTGATATCCTAAGGTTTCAGAGTAGTGTTGTAAAATGTGTATTCTTTAGCTACAAGGCGGGGACTGTCCATCCCCATAAATCTTGTTTTATTTTCGTCTTACGTAAAAAAGCAAATAGGCAAAACCTGACATTCCAATACCCACACTATCTGCGAATAAATCCCACCAATCACCGGTTCTGTAGGTGAAAATATAAAGTTGTAAAGCTTCTGTTAATAAAGCGAATAGGATCCCTAAAATGCTCACAACTATGACGGGTACCCATCGAGATGGACGACCTTTGAATTGAATTAATACGCCATTATAAATTAATGTACAAAACACGAAGAACATCCCTGCGTGTACAAGTTTATCCATTCCTGGATAAGATGGTACTTTTTCAAAATTTTGTCCCGGCATACAACAAAGTAGAATCACTATTACTGCCCAGAGCATTACCCATTTGTAATCTAATAATAATCTTATCATGCTCTCCTTATAATCAATTTTCGTGCTAAAATAGGGATAAATTTGAGAAATAGTGAAATATTGACGTTAAATGATAATTAAAATTATTGCGCTGATTATCAGCATGTTGAGAAATACTTTGCTACTAACATAGTACTGTGTATTGCATAGTACATAATAAAACATATATCTTTGTATTGTTATGATAGCTGAAAATACACAAATACAGATGCGGAAGGGAATACTTGAATATTGTATTCTTTCTATTATTTCCCGAGGGGAGATCTATGCATCAGATATCATCAGCGAACTGAAGAAAGCGCAGCTCTTGGTCGTAGAAGGTACATTATACCCTTTACTAACAAGACTTAAAAATAACGGTTTGCTGAGTTATATATGGAAGGAATCAACATCTGGTCCTCCACGTAAGTACTATGAGATTACGGAAGAAGGGCTTCAGGTTCTGGAGCGCTTGGATGTGACGTGGAAGGAACTGCTGTTTGCAGTGGAGATATCCTTAGCAGATAGAATTAATAAAATCGATAAATCAATATAACCTATATAACCATGAACAAGACTATAATTATCAATATAAATAGTATCGTTTTTCATATAGAAGAGGACGCATATGATGTGTTGCGCAATTATATGATTGATATTAAAAAGCATTTCGGAAGTTCGGAAGATAGCAAAGAGATTTTGGAGGATATTGAAAATCGCATTGCAGAAATGTTTACGGAGAAGATTCAGCTCGGAATTAAAGAAGTGTTGAATATGGATGATGTCAATGCTGTAATCGCCCAGATGGGCAGTGTCAGTGATTTTGAAATCAACGAAGAGGATCAACAATATACTGGTCAAAAGACTAATTATACAGAAAATAGCTTTAGAACAGGTAAAAAGCTGATGCGTGACCCTGAAGATAAAGTGATCAGTGGTGTGTGTAGTGGTTTAGGGCATTACTTTGGTGTTGAGGCACGATGGATCAGGCTTTTATTTGTCTTATTTTTTGTAATCTTTGGCTCAGGATTTTTGATTTACATCATTTTATGGATTGTAATGCCGATTGCGGTGACCAGAGCAGACCGTATGGAAATGCGTGGAGAGTCGCCTAACATTCAGAATTTTAAAAGAAGTTTTGAAGAGGAATTGAGTGGCCTAAAAGAGAATTTTTCGGGTGTCGGTAATACTTTTAATAAAGGTGTTTCATCGGCAGGTAATGCGTTTGGAGAAATCATCAAGCTTTTCGCTAAAGTAATCGGTTTAATTGTCGCCTTTACAATTGGTCTAAGCTTGATATCATTGCTGATTGCGCTTATCTTTTTTAGCTTGGGGATTGCAGGGATAACAGACCGTGGCGTGATAGAACCCTTAAATCTGATTGATCCAACTCAGGCTCCATGGGCGCTAGCAGCGGCTTTTTTAGCGGTTGCGATTCCGTTTGCAGGTTTGTTTTACCTGATCATACGTCTTTTGTTTAACCGAAGATCGATGAATAATTATCTGACAACTTCTTTGTTTTTAGTATGGCTTATTTCATTGGGAGCTATGGTCTATTATGCAGGCTCAGTAGCGAAGGACTTTAAAGAAGAAAGTAGAATTGTCGAAGAAAAACCATTGGAGGTTAGGTCTATATATCGTATTAACGAACGTGATGTAAGGGTAATTAAAATTAATGGGGATGAGGGCCGTTCAAATCTGAAGATAGGCACCAATTTGTCGGAATATCTACAGGACGATATCCGTATCCGTTTTGAACGCATTGATTCTACTCAAGCACCTTATATCAAATACGAATATGCCGCTAAGGGTTCTAATTATAATCTAGCAACTAAAAGAGCTTCTGCCATCAATTACAAAGCTGTTCAGGATAGTGTAAATATTGTTTTTGATAGTCACTTTAAATTGGGTGAAAAAGAGTTGTATCGAGATCAAAAAGTAAATGTTACCCTGTATCTCCCTGTTGGAGCAAAAGTAGTATTGAATAGGGATCTGCAACGTAATTATGCTGATATCTCATATTATGAATGTTTTAATCGCTATGAAAATAATGATGTTAAAGAAACAGAATGGGTCATGACGAATCTCGGTTTGAAATGTGCGCTTCCGGAGGTGGTCGAGACGGACGATAAAAATGAAGAAGATGTTGTGGATGATACAACAGTGATTAAGCGCGATACCATCATCAGTATTACTCCAAGTGGCGTCATTGTAGAAAGCAAAGAAAAGAAAAAATAAAATCTGGGTGCATAGCACTCAGATTTTTAAAATAATCTCTTGAAGTTGTAACATTATTTTAAAAATGTATACTAATCAATCATAGATTTCTATTTCGATAGAAGAAACCTAAACCATAAAATGAAAACGAAATTATTACTAACGGTCTTATTTGCAATCAGTACACAGCTACTCTGGGCGGCTATTGATGTGACTGGTAGGGTTGTGAATGAAAAAAATGAACAAATGAGTTCAGTGACTACTTATTTGATTCATAGTGCCAATAATACCATCTTGAAAACAGCCGTTACAAAGGAAGATGGGCAATATTCTTTTGAAAATATTGCTGCTGGATCTTATTATGTCGAAGCACGAATGATTGGTTACGATGTAAAGCGATCGGCTATTTTCAACTATAGTAATACGAAGCAAGTGTTGGCTGATCTGCAGTTGGCGCCAAGTACAAATACGTTATCTGAAGTGACCGTAGAGGGGAAAAGACCTCTGGTTGAGAATAAGCAAGGAAAACTGATTTTAAATGTTGAAAATTCTCCTTTAGCCGCAGGCAATAATGGATTGGATATTGTACAGCGCGCTCCAGGAGTTAGCTTGGATAATGATAATAATCTACAGCTCATGGGGCAGTCTGGTGTTAAAGTTACGATCGACGGTCGTCAAACTTATATGACTGGTGAACAATTGGCGACGCTACTTAAAAGTACCGATGGTAACCAGATTAAGGCTGTTGAGGTGATCAAGTCGCGTAGTGCTAAGGATGATGCCGAGGGTGCTGTAGGAACGATCAATA
It includes:
- a CDS encoding phosphatidylglycerol lysyltransferase domain-containing protein, encoding MKKSLLSGIQKFSPKTYWKELLAVFIVLLAFVFFRSERKEIASIGPQLATADFNWLLVGLAVTLLYILLQGVMYIFSFRTIGLKLNLWDAIELFLKRNLLSVFLPAGGVSSLAYTTSQLRKKQLNSTKIHQAGAIYGYVGLLTVFIIGVPIILYTVFDHKNFDNAWISLLVLGLLLGLSFVFFWSIRVKNGLYRWLELKFPSLIANIHDIFSAHIHKGYLWTTILISTGIELCGIAHAFISMHALQTHVSFEAAAVAYTITVVLMMVSPFLRGLGAVEFTMLYILTSYGYTQEEGLGITIIYRSFEFWLPLLFGIISFIWRGRQIIARILPAIAIFFLGIINLISVATPPLMERMQLEKYYLPIEAMHASKLMVLVLGLGLMVSAAYLIKGYRSAFWIALTFSFLSLLGHIGKALDYEEALVSLFIIILLITNQKQYRIKINKNWMRIGFATFFIALAGVCLFGFVCFYVIDKKHFGVDFTWEQSLYYTMQSFLLFNDELRPHTAFGQEFLNITHFLGLFSWILLLYTFLCPRIIHEEDKEQNVLDRAKRLLKLYGGSPMDYFKIAADKQLYFSRVTDGFVAYRIGQAFAIVLDGPVCAIEDKEEVIVEFEGYCSSLGLKSVYYRVDEDSLSYFNALRKRKIIIGQEALMDVSLFSLEGKNRKSLRNALNSLEKKGYTTRIVQAPHAAVFITELKEVSDEWLRVFDKKEMVFSQGQFDPVAISEQDVIVVQDEHQKVVSFLNIIPDFTEGECTYDLIRKIENAPGGCMDALVVKLAEYARNKGRKYINLGMVPMSGIESPESPAEQIMKFAADKVGSFRHYQSLRDFKEKYATIWENKYLIFGNDFDLLQLPQALSKVMKPDNE
- a CDS encoding AcvB/VirJ family lysyl-phosphatidylglycerol hydrolase; the protein is MNKILMKGNRLGLFILLFFIKITVMGQQNDNILKIWNNNGHSPVVLYLSGDGGFNSFSTRYCELLGREGYTVGAVNSKSFFWDKKSPDQIAKELSGSLDKLLVGRKNQMVYFVGYSFGADVIPFLVNKLTGEWKQRLQAVALLEPSTSTDLEIHVSDLFGRSSVKRSMDVIAEINKMVGVRTAILLGEDEISFPMKHIRLPNLEAIYLKGNHHFDGNAADVVKATVKHFSFK
- a CDS encoding LLM class flavin-dependent oxidoreductase, giving the protein MELGIGMFGDLHIDPKTGQIQSSQEKLHQIIEQVKLMDEVGLDFFGMGEHHRPDYAVSAPEIILAAAASVTKNIKLGSAVSVLSSADPVKLYQDFSTVDVLSNGRAEIMAGRGSFIESFPLFGYNLNDYGALFEEKLDLLVKLNNQETISWTGKFRPTLVNQQIFPRPVQPKLPIWVAVGGTTSSVIRAGKLGLPVMFAIIGGTFEAFKPLVEMYQQAYADNGHDMSNYQVGVHVHALFGDNSQQVADAYYPIYAAQMNRIGGDRGWPPYQRTQYDFGRSSHGHLIIGDADYAVDKILKIQEALGLTRFSAHMDVGAPSHLDMMKAIEVFGSKIAPQVRAALKKGE
- a CDS encoding tRNA-(ms[2]io[6]A)-hydroxylase, with protein sequence MLGLKLLTDPRWANIAEGNLEEILTDHAWCEQKAASNAISLIMYNSEHEELVHELTAIAIEEMQHFQMVIDIIKERGYTLGKERKDDYVGQLMKFNKKDGSRNMAFIDRLLFAAMIEARSCERFRVLSLNIKDEKLAKFYYDLMVSEANHYTTFLNFARQFSTDVDVDKRWKEWLDFEGELIQSYGTKEAIHG
- a CDS encoding GNAT family N-acetyltransferase, producing MLQIEIQHLEQRHYPDIARIYQQAIDAGNITLATKTSTWEEWDKDHLPAMRFVAIENNVVIGWVALSPVLQRTGYQGVTELSIYIDQHHQGKGLGKILMQHIIDRSEKAGIWTIMSFIFPENEKSIALHLKFGFRLLGTQHQVAQLKGIWMDNCILERRSTLI
- the rlmN gene encoding 23S rRNA (adenine(2503)-C(2))-methyltransferase RlmN, whose translation is MTEKSKIIDIRSLSIDQIKEKLTEMGEQGFRAKQIYEWIWVKSCIDFDLMSNLSKPLREKLKENFVIRAVKVKESQISSDRTIKSSFALYDGNIIEGVLIPAPERMTACVSSQVGCSLTCKFCATGYMDRKRNLNADEIYDQVVLIAKQAEEKYNLPLTNIVYMGMGEPLLNYANMMKSVERITSPDGLNMAAKRITVSTAGIAKMIKKLGDDEVRFNLALSLHAANDKKRNEIMPINEQNSLEALADALKYFYAKTKSPITFEYIVFDNFNDELEDAKELARFCKHVPCKVNIIEYNPISLASFVNADADKIEVFANYLKNQGIITNVRRSRGKDIDAACGQLAIKDKEAQEA
- a CDS encoding ComF family protein → MMNNQFSQYLSDFLALFFPEICAGCGHVLVRQEKQLCTSCLFHLPITNFHLDLNNQVARQLWGKFPFENATAMLLLKKETRVERILYQIKYANRPQLAYFLGRQYGETLVKSLVFTNVDVIIPIPLHKKKLKKRGYNQSFYLAKGIGMALSKPVLEHGLIRVGESVSQTKKSRLERYDNVQNVFLCADGHSLKGKRVLLVDDVLTTGATLTAAAEQLIAAGCTISVLTLARA
- a CDS encoding VanZ family protein; translated protein: MIRLLLDYKWVMLWAVIVILLCCMPGQNFEKVPSYPGMDKLVHAGMFFVFCTLIYNGVLIQFKGRPSRWVPVIVVSILGILFALLTEALQLYIFTYRTGDWWDLFADSVGIGMSGFAYLLFYVRRK
- a CDS encoding PadR family transcriptional regulator; amino-acid sequence: MIAENTQIQMRKGILEYCILSIISRGEIYASDIISELKKAQLLVVEGTLYPLLTRLKNNGLLSYIWKESTSGPPRKYYEITEEGLQVLERLDVTWKELLFAVEISLADRINKIDKSI
- a CDS encoding PspC domain-containing protein, with protein sequence MNKTIIININSIVFHIEEDAYDVLRNYMIDIKKHFGSSEDSKEILEDIENRIAEMFTEKIQLGIKEVLNMDDVNAVIAQMGSVSDFEINEEDQQYTGQKTNYTENSFRTGKKLMRDPEDKVISGVCSGLGHYFGVEARWIRLLFVLFFVIFGSGFLIYIILWIVMPIAVTRADRMEMRGESPNIQNFKRSFEEELSGLKENFSGVGNTFNKGVSSAGNAFGEIIKLFAKVIGLIVAFTIGLSLISLLIALIFFSLGIAGITDRGVIEPLNLIDPTQAPWALAAAFLAVAIPFAGLFYLIIRLLFNRRSMNNYLTTSLFLVWLISLGAMVYYAGSVAKDFKEESRIVEEKPLEVRSIYRINERDVRVIKINGDEGRSNLKIGTNLSEYLQDDIRIRFERIDSTQAPYIKYEYAAKGSNYNLATKRASAINYKAVQDSVNIVFDSHFKLGEKELYRDQKVNVTLYLPVGAKVVLNRDLQRNYADISYYECFNRYENNDVKETEWVMTNLGLKCALPEVVETDDKNEEDVVDDTTVIKRDTIISITPSGVIVESKEKKK